GGTGATAGGATTAGATATGTCTCCTTATTTTTTGAGTGTTGCACATCATAACCCTTTTAGACGCAATTTTCGTCAAATTAATTGGATTCATGGAGATGCCGAATCTACGGGTTTGCCGGATACCTCTTTCGATCTGATTTCAGCCTTTTTTATGCTTCACGAATTGCCCCGCGAAGTAACCATGAAGATTTTGCGTGAGGCTTATCGTTTGCTGCGCCCCAATGGTCATTTCGCATTTATGGATATCAATCCCAAGGCTAAGTTTTTTAGTAAAATGTCGCTCGATCTCTGGCTCTTGTTCAAGAGTGGTGAGCCTTGGCTGGATGAGTATTTGACTCTTGACGTGGAACAAACAATGGTGGGAGCTGGTTTTACAGCACCTAAGGTAGCTTGGATCAGTCCCCGCCATTTGAGTGTGCTTGCTCAACGATTAGAATTCTAAGAGATGGATAAAGTCGAGCTAAGGCTAATTATTCAGTTTTTGGTTTTTCATACTTGTTGGGAGACTGACGTTGGAAATAATCTTCCATGATTTTTAAAATCATTGGTGCGGCAATACTACCACCACCACCACCGGAATGTTCCGCAAATGCGACGATTACGAATTCAGGTTTATCGGCGGGAGCATAAGCACCAAACCAAGCGTGATTTTGTTTGACTCGGCCCTTCCATGCTTCAGCGGTGCCACTCTTACCAGCGACGGTCGGAATTGTTGGCTGATTCAAAGCCTTACCTGTACCTTCAGACACTACTTTCCGCAATCCGTCGCGGAGAATTTTGACGGTTGTCGGTTTCATATTTAAGGATTCTCGCCAACTTTTTGCTTGTTCATTGTCTTTAAGCAAATGTGGTTGGACTCGATAACCACCATTTGCTGGCACAGCAAACATGACTGCGACTTGTAAAGGTGTGGTTTGTAAAGCACCTTGACCAATTGACATATTTATGCTGTCGCCAACAGTCCAGGGCATTTTCCAAACTTTCTGCTTCCATGTCTCATCTGGCACTAAACCTTTTGCTTCTTCATTGGCGAACTCAAAGCCGGTTTTCTTGCCAAATCCATACTTGCGAGTCCATTCAATTAAAGTTGGGCCACCCACTCCTCTACCAATTTGATAGAAGAAAGTATCACTACTCCATTGCAATGCTCCGACAAAACCCAACGGGCCGAATCCCGCATGATTCCACTCACCAAATCGGGTGCCGCCAATGGTTAGAGAACCATAGGTTTGTAGTATTGTGCTGGGAGAAAATTTGCCTGATTCTAGTCCAGCAGTCGCAGTGACGATTTTAAAGGTACTGGCGGGTGGAAAAGCACTCAGGGCACGATTAACCAAGGGATGGTCTGCACCTTGTACAATTTCCCAATCTTTTTGCGAGAGTTTTTGCTTAGAGAAGATATTGGGATCAAAGGTGGGGTGAGATACCATTGCTAAGACAGCACCGTTTTTTGGGTCGATCGCAACGATCGCCCCATCGCGATCGCCTAAAGCTTTAGCCGCTGCCTTTTGTATATCTAAATCTATAGTTAAGTGTAAATCTTTACCCGCTTTTGCCTGTTTTTCTCCCAAAACTCTCAGTGGTCGTCCAGCGCCATCTACTTCTACCTGCTGACCTCCCCATTCGCCCCTTAGTATTTTTTCATAAGCCTTTTCAGCCCCCATCTGACCAATTACATCCCCCAGTTGGTAGCCTTCGTCCTTCCTTTGTTTTAACTGTTTTGGGGTCAATTCCCGCGTATAACCTAGTACATGAGCCAATTCTTTCCCATGAGGATAGTAACGAACAGCATCCGTATGTATTTCGACATTTTGCAGTTCGTTTTCATACTCCTTCAAAGCGGTGATTTGTGCTTCATTGAGGTCACGAGCAATGCGGATCAGTGAAGAAGAATTAGCGCCAGCATCTTCTAGTTTCTTTTCTATCTCTTCTTGAGGAATACCCAGAATTTTTTCCAAACGGGGAGCCACAATTGACCAAGATCGCTTGGTGTGTGCCATCGGCCATAGATATACAGAACGAGAATAACGCGTACTGGCTAAAAGTTTGCCTTTACGGTCAAAAATATTACCACGCTCCGGTTGTTTAGGAATGATCCGAATTCGGTTTGCTTCTGCTCTTTGTCTAAGTTTCGACCCTTCAACAATTTGTAAGTATGCTAAACGAAAAGCGATACCAGCAGTCATTGATAGGGTAAATATAATTAAAAATACAGACTGAAAACTCCGTCCTACTGTCCGAGTATCTTTTTTGACGCTAATTGGAGGTGGTTGCAATAAAGCCATAAGACAAAGAGTGTTCTTAAATCAGTGTTATCTGTATACAATGCCCCTATACTTACTCCAGGTCTTTAGCTAAAAAGCAGTTGGGAGAAGTATCAATTATAAAGGATGAACTTTCAGCCTTTACAGTTCTTATTTTATTTAGAAACGCCCACATAATAAGCAGCAACTTCCACTTTGGAGGAGCAGGGGAGTGGGGGAGCAGGGGAGATGAGGGAGATGAGGGAGATGAGGAGATGGGGAGAATAAGCAATGACAACTGACAACTGACCACTGACCAATTCCTAATTCCCAATTAAAATTCTTTAGTCTCCAGTGTTAGATGCTGAACTATGAACTTTGGTTGGTGAATCTTTTGAGTGAGATTGTACATACTTGCCTGGATACTTATGAGAAAAATAAGCTTCTAGCACTTGTAAGACCATCGGTCCACAAACTGTCCCACCATGATCCCCAGAGTTTTCACCAAAAGCCACAACAGCAATTTCTGGCTGATTACTGGGGGCATAAGCACCAAACCAAGTATGATTCGGGCGGCCAACACCGGCTTCAGCAGTACCGCTTTTTCCTGATGCTGCGGCAATTGATGGCACATTCAAACGCTTACCTGTACCTTCAGTCACTACTTTACGCAGCCCCTCGCGGAGAATGCTGATAGTTATTGGCTTCATATTTAAGGATTCTCGCCAGCTTTTTGCTTGTTCATGGTCTTTGAGTAAATGTGGTTTCACTCGATAGCCTCCATTAGCAGGGACAGAAAACATAATAGCTGCTTGTAGGGGTGTCACTTGCAGAGCGCCTTGACCAATTGACATATTAATTGTGTCGCCTATCGTCCAAGGCATCTTCATCACTTTTTGCTTCCAAGTTTCATCTGGAACTAAGCCTTTTGATTCTTCATTGGCAAACTCAATGCCGGTTTTTTGACCAAATCCGTATTTGCGACTCCATTGGATTAAAGTTGGGCCACCGACTTTTCTACCAACTTGATAAAAGAATGTATCACTACTCATAGCCATTGCTCTAGGAAATCCCAATGGGCCGAATCCAGCATGATTCCATTCACCAAAAGTTACCCCACCAATGGTCAGGGAACCGTAAGTTTGTAATACTGTATTAGGAGAAAATTCACCTGATTCTAAACCCGCAGTTGTGGTGATAATTTTGTAAGTGCTGGCGGGTGGAAAAGCACTCAAGGCACGATTAACTAAAGGATGTTTTTTACCTTGTACACTTTGCCAATCTTGTTCTGAGAGTTTTTGCTTAGAGAAAATATTGGGATCAAAGGTGGGATAAGACACCATTGCTAAGACAGCACCATTATTGGGATCAATTGCCACGATCGCACCTTGGTAATTTCCCAAAGCTTTTACCGCTGCCTTTTGTACATCTAAATCGATTGTCAAGTGTAAATCTTTACCAGACCTTGCCTCTTTCTCTCCCAAAACCCGCATTGGTCGCCCTCTACCATCTACTTCCACCTGCTGCCCACCCCATTCACCCCGCAGGGTATTCTCATAAGCCTTTTCGATCCCCATCTGACCAATCACGTCGCCCAGTCGGTAGCCTTGCTGTTTCTTGTCTTTTAACTGTGCTGGGGTCAGTTCTCGTGTATAGCCCAGCACATGGGCTAATTCTTCACCTTGGGGATAGTAGCGAACCGCTTCTGTATTGATTTCTACCTCTAGCAGTTCATTTTCATACTCTTTCAATACCGTAATTTCTGCTTCGTTCAAGTCGCGAGCAATGCGGATGAGTGAAGAAGAGTTGGGGCCTGCTTCAATTAGTTTCTTTTCCATCTCTTCTTGGGAGACGTGAAGAATTTGCTGTAAACGTGGTGCCGTTACTGACCAAGAAGGCTTAGTATGTGCCATTGGCCATAAGTATACAGAGTGAGGGTAGCGTGTACTGGCTAAAAGTTTGCCATTGCGGTCAAAAATATTACCACGTTCTGGTTGTTTGGCGATCGTCCGGACTCGGTTTGCCTCTGCTCGTTGCCGGAGTTTTGGCCCTTCAGCAATTTGTAAATATGCCAGACGAGCCTGAATACCAGCACACATCAATAGGGTAAATGTAATTAAAAATATTGACTGGAAACCACGCCCGACTGTTCGTATATCTTTTTTGCTACTCGGTAGAGATGATGGAAATAAAGACATCGGAGAAATCTCAAGATTAGTATGATTTGTATATGTTTCCCCTAAACTTCTACTGGCTATTCATGGTGTAACAATCCAGAATGTATATTCCCAATCAAGAGTTTTTGGTGGATACAATAAATCAGGATGTTCACTGAACGATGAAAAGTGAAAGGGTGTAAGGTCTTGCACCCATACTGTAAAGTTAAGATTCCACGGATAAAGCTGTGCCGCTTAACTTGCACTGAAGGATAAGCATTTCATCTTTCATCCTTGATAGTTCATACTTAAATTTACGGCATTCTACTGAGGATTATGGCTCAAACTGTCATGCAGAATCAGAGGGGGATAACGGCTTTTCAGCCACTTGATGTTGAACTGCGTAACGTGTTCAAGTTTTTCAACGATGAACCAGCGATACACGGAATAGACTTGGATGTTAGGCAGGGGGAATTCTTTAGTATTCTTGGCCCCTCTGGTTGCGGCAAGACAACAACACTACGCTTAATCGCTGGGTTTGAAACAGTCGATGCTGGCAAGCTGTTGATTCAAGGTCAACCTATGAATAATGTGCCGCCTTACCGCCGACCCGTCAATACTGTATTTCAGAGTTATGCTTTGTTTAACCATCTGAATGTGTGGGATAACATTGCTTTCGGCTTGCGTCTGCAAAAAATACACAAATCAGCACTTGAGGACAGAGTTAAAGATGCTCTCAAGCTGGTAAAAATGGAAAGTTTGCGATCGCGTTTTCCCCATCAATTATCTGGTGGACAACAGCAGCGAGTCGCTTTGGCTAGGGCTTTAGTTAACCGTCCTGCTGTTTTATTACTCGATGAACCGTTGGGGGCGTTAGATTTAAAACTGCGTAAGGAAATGCAGGTCGAGTTATCAAATTTACACAGAGATTTGGGACTTACTTTTGTCATGGTGACACATGACCAAGAAGAAGCGTTATGCTTGAGCGATCGCATTGCTGTGATGAATCAAGGCAAAATTGAGCAAATCGGCACTCCCAGCGAAATTTATGAACGTCCCCTAACATCTTTTGT
Above is a window of Nostoc sp. UHCC 0702 DNA encoding:
- the mrdA gene encoding penicillin-binding protein 2, which produces MSLFPSSLPSSKKDIRTVGRGFQSIFLITFTLLMCAGIQARLAYLQIAEGPKLRQRAEANRVRTIAKQPERGNIFDRNGKLLASTRYPHSVYLWPMAHTKPSWSVTAPRLQQILHVSQEEMEKKLIEAGPNSSSLIRIARDLNEAEITVLKEYENELLEVEINTEAVRYYPQGEELAHVLGYTRELTPAQLKDKKQQGYRLGDVIGQMGIEKAYENTLRGEWGGQQVEVDGRGRPMRVLGEKEARSGKDLHLTIDLDVQKAAVKALGNYQGAIVAIDPNNGAVLAMVSYPTFDPNIFSKQKLSEQDWQSVQGKKHPLVNRALSAFPPASTYKIITTTAGLESGEFSPNTVLQTYGSLTIGGVTFGEWNHAGFGPLGFPRAMAMSSDTFFYQVGRKVGGPTLIQWSRKYGFGQKTGIEFANEESKGLVPDETWKQKVMKMPWTIGDTINMSIGQGALQVTPLQAAIMFSVPANGGYRVKPHLLKDHEQAKSWRESLNMKPITISILREGLRKVVTEGTGKRLNVPSIAAASGKSGTAEAGVGRPNHTWFGAYAPSNQPEIAVVAFGENSGDHGGTVCGPMVLQVLEAYFSHKYPGKYVQSHSKDSPTKVHSSASNTGD
- the mrdA gene encoding penicillin-binding protein 2 — its product is MALLQPPPISVKKDTRTVGRSFQSVFLIIFTLSMTAGIAFRLAYLQIVEGSKLRQRAEANRIRIIPKQPERGNIFDRKGKLLASTRYSRSVYLWPMAHTKRSWSIVAPRLEKILGIPQEEIEKKLEDAGANSSSLIRIARDLNEAQITALKEYENELQNVEIHTDAVRYYPHGKELAHVLGYTRELTPKQLKQRKDEGYQLGDVIGQMGAEKAYEKILRGEWGGQQVEVDGAGRPLRVLGEKQAKAGKDLHLTIDLDIQKAAAKALGDRDGAIVAIDPKNGAVLAMVSHPTFDPNIFSKQKLSQKDWEIVQGADHPLVNRALSAFPPASTFKIVTATAGLESGKFSPSTILQTYGSLTIGGTRFGEWNHAGFGPLGFVGALQWSSDTFFYQIGRGVGGPTLIEWTRKYGFGKKTGFEFANEEAKGLVPDETWKQKVWKMPWTVGDSINMSIGQGALQTTPLQVAVMFAVPANGGYRVQPHLLKDNEQAKSWRESLNMKPTTVKILRDGLRKVVSEGTGKALNQPTIPTVAGKSGTAEAWKGRVKQNHAWFGAYAPADKPEFVIVAFAEHSGGGGGSIAAPMILKIMEDYFQRQSPNKYEKPKTE
- a CDS encoding ABC transporter ATP-binding protein encodes the protein MAQTVMQNQRGITAFQPLDVELRNVFKFFNDEPAIHGIDLDVRQGEFFSILGPSGCGKTTTLRLIAGFETVDAGKLLIQGQPMNNVPPYRRPVNTVFQSYALFNHLNVWDNIAFGLRLQKIHKSALEDRVKDALKLVKMESLRSRFPHQLSGGQQQRVALARALVNRPAVLLLDEPLGALDLKLRKEMQVELSNLHRDLGLTFVMVTHDQEEALCLSDRIAVMNQGKIEQIGTPSEIYERPLTSFVADFIGDTNLFSGEIAVVESSCVQIVTKTGLTIVVTRTEDTPTELAQTVVVSVRPEKIQLSLYQPTVLNNCFEGRLVNVMYLGTHVNYVVELKNGINISVLQPNTFGNLPDRDTPIYASWAESDCLAIGQ